A stretch of Ipomoea triloba cultivar NCNSP0323 chromosome 11, ASM357664v1 DNA encodes these proteins:
- the LOC115996689 gene encoding probable protein phosphatase 2C 52, producing MGCCVSTSSESTCGNRSNGEKVSPECFGIGMFGRKRTFYNHTRALQHLASIPNRIFTNGRSRSSCIFTQQGRKGINQDAMIVWEDFMAEDVTFCGVFDGHGPHGHMVARKVRDALPLKLLSFLQSSESKHSKSTANCCKRNPKLDVVDPEKEDLTEDKAGSFWRDAFLKSYKAMDKELRSHPNIDCFCSGSTAVTIVKQGSNLFMGNIGDSRAILASKDSNDMMVAIQLTVDLKPDLPKEAERIKRCKGRVFALQDEPEVQRVWLPFDNAPGLAMARAFGDFCLKEYGVISIPEVSHRVLTDRDKFIVLASDGVWDVLSNEEVVEIVSGAPLRSSAARTVVESAAREWKTKYPTSKMDDCAVVCLFLDGKMDSESDYEEQGFSSATIQSNHSGNVAESDDGQNIEPSLQRNCTVRSAEENDAYKIIVAAAADTQTNEEPVEVSENQNWSGLEGVTRVNSLVQLPRFSGERQRP from the exons ATGGGTTGTTGTGTCTCGACTAGTAGTGAGAGTACTTGTGGTAACAGAAGTAATGGGGAGAAAGTTTCTCCTGAATGTTTTGGAATAGGCATGTTTGGGCGAAAGAGAACGTTTTACAACCATACGAGGGCATTGCAACATTTGGCTTCAATACCTAATCGGATATTCACAAATGGAAGGAGCCGCAGCTCTTGTATATTCACTCAACAGGGTCGCAAGGGCATAAATCAAGATGCCATGATTGTGTGGGAA GATTTCATGGCAGAAGATGTGACATTTTGCGGGGTCTTTGATGGCCATGGCCCACACGGGCATATGGTTGCTCGCAAAGTGAGGGATGCATTGCCATTGAAGTTATTGTCGTTTCTGCAGTCCTCTGAATCAAAACACAGCAAGTCTACTGCTAATTGCTGCAAACGGAACCCAAAATTGGATGTTGTTGATCCCGAGAAGGAGGACCTTACGGAGGATAAAGCGGGCTCCTTTTGGAGAGACGCTTTCCTTAAATCGTACAAGGCTATGGACAAAGAATTGAGGTCTCATCCTAACATAGATTGCTTTTGCAGTGGTAGCACTGCTGTTACTATAGTAAAACAG GGGTCAAATCTTTTCATGGGAAACATTGGTGATTCTCGGGCAATCTTGGCATCAAAAGACAGCAATGATATGATGGTGGCTATCCAATTGACAGTTGATTTGAAGCCGGATTTACCTA AGGAAGCAGAGAGGATAAAAAGGTGTAAAGGTCGGGTTTTTGCATTGCAAGATGAGCCCGAAGTGCAGAGAGTTTGGCTGCCATTTGATAATGCTCCTGGATTAGCTATGGCTAGAGCATTTGGGGATTTTTGTCTGAAGGAATATGGAGTTATCTCTATTCCCGAAGTTTCTCATCGTGTTCTTACTGATCGGGATAAGTTTATTGTTCTTGCGTCTGATGGT GTATGGGATGTGCTGAGCAATGAAGAAGTGGTTGAAATTGTGTCGGGAGCTCCTTTAAGGTCATCTGCAGCGAGAACAGTGGTCGAGTCTGCAGCACGAGAATGGAAAACCAAATATCCAACGTCCAAGATGGACGATTGTGCAGTGGTGTGCTTGTTCTTGGATGGGAAGATGGACTCGGAATCTGACTACGAAGAACAAGGTTTCTCGTCTGCTACGATTCAGAGCAACCACTCTGGCAATGTTGCAGAATCGGACGATGGACAGAACATTGAACCGTCCCTGCAGAGAAACTGTACTGTCAGATCTGCAGAAGAAAACGACGCTTACAAAATAATagtagcagcagcagcggaTACGCAAACAAATGAAGAACCCGTTGAAGTCTCAGAAAACCAGAATTGGTCGGGATTGGAAGGCGTCACGCGTGTCAACTCTCTGGTTCAACTTCCCAGATTTTCCGGTGAGAGGCAAAGGCCTTAA